One Brassica napus cultivar Da-Ae chromosome A1, Da-Ae, whole genome shotgun sequence genomic region harbors:
- the LOC106352340 gene encoding transcription factor DIVARICATA, with protein METLHPLSHVPISDNRFVVQEMMSSSSVWTKEENKMFERALAIYAEDSPDRWFSIASMIPGKTVFDVMKQYSKLEEDVSDIEAGRVPIPGYLSASSPLGFDQDTCRKRPSWGRGSDHDRKKGVPWTEEEHRRFLLGLLKYGKGDWRNISRNFVVSKTPTQVASHAQKYYQRQLSGAKDKRRPSIHDFTTVNLLNANLNRSFSDHRDILPDLGFADEDNAEEGRMFISQNHMFSPSSSPFDAAVRFAGANVFSARS; from the exons ATGGAGACTCTGCATCCCCTCTCTCACGTGCCTATCTCTGATAACCGGTTCGTTGTTCAAGAGATGATGAGCTCGAGCAGCGTCTGGACTAAAGAAGAGAACAAGATGTTCGAACGTGCCCTTGCGATATACGCTGAAGACTCACCCGATCGCTGGTTCAGTATCGCTTCTATGATCCCTGGTAAAACCGTTTTTGATGTTATGAAGCAATACAGTAAGCTTGAAGAAGACGTTTCCGACATAGAAGCAGGACGTGTCCCTATTCCTGGTTACCTTTCAGCTTCTTCTCCTTTAGGGTTTGACCAGGACACGTGTCGGAAGCGACCTAGCTGGGGCAGAGGATCTGATCACGATCGAAAGAAAGGAGTCCCTTGGACAGAAGAAGAACACAG GAGATTTTTGCTAGGGCTTCTCAAGTACGGGAAAGGAGACTGGAGAAACATATCGAGGAACTTCGTTGTGTCGAAGACACCGACGCAAGTTGCGAGCCACGCTCAAAAGTATTACCAGAGACAGCTCTCTGGAGCTAAGGATAAGCGCCGGCCAAGCATCCACGACTTCACAACCGTTAATCTTCTAAACGCCAATCTCAACCGTTCCTTTTCAGATCATAGAGACATCCTCCCGGATTTAGGGTTTGCCGACGAGGATAATGCCGAGGAGGGACGAATGTTTATAAGTCAGAATCACATGTTTTCTCCATCATCCTCTCCCTTTGATGCTGCCGTTCGCTTTGCTGGAGCAAATGTATTCAGTGCCAGAAGTTAA